The following proteins come from a genomic window of Sesamum indicum cultivar Zhongzhi No. 13 linkage group LG10, S_indicum_v1.0, whole genome shotgun sequence:
- the LOC105171949 gene encoding probable sugar phosphate/phosphate translocator At3g17430 has protein sequence MMISKQLLLTYLYLLVYIVLSSGVILYNKWVLSPKYFNFPFPITLTMIHMGFSGLVAFFLIRVFKVVSPVKMTFEIYATCVIPISAFFASSLWFGNTAYLFISVAFIQMLKALMPVATFLMAVICGTDKLRCDVFANMVLVSFGVVISSYGEIHFNVVGTVYQVTGIFAEALRLVLTQVLLQKKGLTLNPITSLYYIAPCSFVFLFVPWYLLEMPGMEVSQIKFNIWIFFSNALCALALNFSIFLVIGRTGAVTIRVAGVLKDWILIALSTVIFPESTITKLNIIGYAIALCGVVLYNYLKAKDIRLTQIPGENITERAVKDIKTEKRSSDLYFSDENSNNSLGGKNARNGSHLDANVDEEAPLIPSSKGLLSRTKPS, from the exons ATGATGATCAGCAAACAACTCTTATTGACCTACCTTTATCTGTTAGTATATATTGTGTTATCCTCTGGAGTTATCTTATATAACAAG TGGGTTCTCTCgccaaaatatttcaatttcccATTTCCTATAACGCTTACCATGATTCATATGGGCTTTTCGGGCTTGGTGGCCTTCTTTCTGATCCGTGTTTTTAAG GTTGTATCACCTGTGAAGATGACCTTTGAAAT ATACGCCACATGTGTAATCCCAATCAGTGCCTTCTTCGCATCAAGTCTATG GTTTGGAAACACTGCATACTTGTTCATCTCAGTGGCCTTCATTCAGATGCTCAAAGCCCTAA TGCCAGTGGCTACTTTTTTGATGGCTGTTATTTGTGGTACTGATAAACTGAGATGCGATGTGTTTGCGAACATGGTCTTGGTCAGTTTTGGTGTTGTCATATCTTCGTATGGGGAAATTCATTTCAATGTGGTGGGCACCGTTTATCAAGTTACAGGAATATTTGCTGAAGCTCTTAGGTTGGTTCTGACTCAAGTGCTACTCCAGAAGAAGGGCTTAACACTCAATCCTATCACAAGCTTGTATTACATTGCGCCTTGCAG ctttgtgtttctttttgttcCTTGGTATCTTCTGGAGATGCCTGGAATGGAAGTATCACAGATCAAGTTTAATATTTGGATATTCTTCTCGAATGCTCTTTGTGCCTTGGCTTTGAATTTCTCCATCTTTCTGGTAATTGGTAGAACTGGTGCAGTGACCATTCGAGTTGCTGGTGTTCTAAAAGACTGGATACTTATTGCCCTTTCAACTGTCATCTTTCCCGAGTCAACAATCACCAAGCTAAATATTATTGGTTACGCGATTG CCTTGTGTGGTGTTGTCTTGTATAATTACTTGAAGGCCAAGGATATTCGTTTGACCCAGATTCCTGGGGAGAATATCACTGAACGTGCAGTGAAG GACATTAAGACGGAAAAGAGGTCATCCGATCTGTATTTTTCAGACGAAAACTCAAACAACAGCCTGGGAGGAAAGAACGCGCGTAATGGATCTCATCTGGATGCAAATGTGGACGAAGAAGCACCTTTAATTCCTTCTTCAAAGGGTCTTTTATCTCGGACAAAGCCTAGTTAG